The following proteins come from a genomic window of Sorghum bicolor cultivar BTx623 chromosome 3, Sorghum_bicolor_NCBIv3, whole genome shotgun sequence:
- the LOC110434040 gene encoding CMP-sialic acid transporter 3 isoform X1, with product MNGEVECSVCHAKVQVPPAVSKAYDSHRSTVSSRQRALNVLLVSGDCVLAGLQPILVYMSKVDGKFKFSPISVNFLTEITKIIFAIVMLFIQARRLNVGDKPLLTVSIFMQAARNNVLLAVPAFLYAINNYLKFIMQLYFNPASVKMLSNLKVLVIAVLLKMIMRRRFSIIQWEALALLLIGISVNQLKSLPEGSSALGLPVAAGAYLYTLFFVTVPALASVYNEKALKSQFDTSIYLQNLFLYGYGAIFNFLGLVITAIIQGPSSFNILEGHSKATMFLICNNAAQGILSSFFFKYADTILKKYSSTIATIFTGVASAVLFGHTLTINFVLGISIVIISMHQYLSNQIKDEVPSSKVEMAEAHDHSRKEPSYVNVPDSVASEAKHRHGSDERQPLLPV from the exons ATGAACGGGGAGGTGGAATGTAGCGTGTGTCATGCGAAGGTGCAGGTGCCGCCGGCGGTGTCGAAGGCGTACGATAGCCACCGGAGCACCGTGTCGTCGCGGCAGCGCGCGCTAAACGTGCTCCTCGTCTCCGGCGATTGCGTCCTCGCCGGCCTCCAG CCTATATTAGTGTACATGTCAAAAGTGGATGGGAAATTCAAATTTAGCCCAATCAGTGTGAATTTCTTGACAGAGATTACAAAAAttatctttgccattgtcatgcTATTCATCCAG GCTAGACGTCTAAACGTGGGAGACAAGCCACTCCTCACAGTATCAATATTTATGCAG gctgctcgcaaTAATGTTCTTCTTGCAGTACCTGCTTTTCTATATGCTATCAACAACTATTTGAAGTTCATAATGCAG TTATATTTTAATCCTGCTAGCGTGAAAATGCTGAGTAATCTCAAG GTTCTAGTAATTGCTGTGCTTCTAAAGATGATAATGAGGAGGCGATTTTCCATAATCCAG TGGGAGGCCCTTGCACTTCTGTTAATTGGAATATCTGTTAATCAGCTCAAATCGTTGCCAGAAGGTTCTAGTGCACTAGGTCTTCCTGTTGCAGCTGGAGCCTACCTATATACACTATTTTTT GTGACAGTTCCCGCATTGGCTTCAGTTTACAATGAGAAGGCTCTTAAAAGCCAGTTTGATACCAGTATTTACCTTCAG AACTTGTTTCTGTATGGTTATGGTGCAATATTTAACTttcttgggcttgtgatcacTGCCATCATCCAAG GGCCTAGTAGCTTTAACATTCTGGAAGGACACTCAAAAGCCACAATGTTTCTTATCTGCAACAATGCTGCACAGGGCATACTGTCGTCATTTTTCTTCAAGTATGCAG ATACAATTTTAAAGAAGTACTCATCAACAATTGCAACTATCTTCACCGGAGTAGCCTCTGCTGTATTGTTTGGCCACACACTGACGATAAATTTTGTTCTTGGAATTTCAATAGTAATCATATCTATGCATCAG TATCTTTCTAATCAAATTAAGGACGAAGTGCCTAGCAGCAAAGTTGAAATGGCTGAAGCCCATGATCACAG CAGAAAGGAGCCTAGTTATGTCAATGTGCCTGATTCAGTGGCAAGTGAG GCTAAACACCGCCATGGATCTGACGAGAGGCAGCCACTTCTTCCTGTAtga
- the LOC110434040 gene encoding CMP-sialic acid transporter 3 isoform X2, with the protein MNGEVECSVCHAKVQVPPAVSKAYDSHRSTVSSRQRALNVLLVSGDCVLAGLQPILVYMSKVDGKFKFSPISVNFLTEITKIIFAIVMLFIQARRLNVGDKPLLTVSIFMQAARNNVLLAVPAFLYAINNYLKFIMQLYFNPASVKMLSNLKVLVIAVLLKMIMRRRFSIIQWEALALLLIGISVNQLKSLPEGSSALGLPVAAGAYLYTLFFVTVPALASVYNEKALKSQFDTSIYLQNLFLYGYGAIFNFLGLVITAIIQGPSSFNILEGHSKATMFLICNNAAQGILSSFFFKYADTILKKYSSTIATIFTGVASAVLFGHTLTINFVLGISIVIISMHQYLSNQIKDEVPSSKVEMAEAHDHRKEPSYVNVPDSVASEAKHRHGSDERQPLLPV; encoded by the exons ATGAACGGGGAGGTGGAATGTAGCGTGTGTCATGCGAAGGTGCAGGTGCCGCCGGCGGTGTCGAAGGCGTACGATAGCCACCGGAGCACCGTGTCGTCGCGGCAGCGCGCGCTAAACGTGCTCCTCGTCTCCGGCGATTGCGTCCTCGCCGGCCTCCAG CCTATATTAGTGTACATGTCAAAAGTGGATGGGAAATTCAAATTTAGCCCAATCAGTGTGAATTTCTTGACAGAGATTACAAAAAttatctttgccattgtcatgcTATTCATCCAG GCTAGACGTCTAAACGTGGGAGACAAGCCACTCCTCACAGTATCAATATTTATGCAG gctgctcgcaaTAATGTTCTTCTTGCAGTACCTGCTTTTCTATATGCTATCAACAACTATTTGAAGTTCATAATGCAG TTATATTTTAATCCTGCTAGCGTGAAAATGCTGAGTAATCTCAAG GTTCTAGTAATTGCTGTGCTTCTAAAGATGATAATGAGGAGGCGATTTTCCATAATCCAG TGGGAGGCCCTTGCACTTCTGTTAATTGGAATATCTGTTAATCAGCTCAAATCGTTGCCAGAAGGTTCTAGTGCACTAGGTCTTCCTGTTGCAGCTGGAGCCTACCTATATACACTATTTTTT GTGACAGTTCCCGCATTGGCTTCAGTTTACAATGAGAAGGCTCTTAAAAGCCAGTTTGATACCAGTATTTACCTTCAG AACTTGTTTCTGTATGGTTATGGTGCAATATTTAACTttcttgggcttgtgatcacTGCCATCATCCAAG GGCCTAGTAGCTTTAACATTCTGGAAGGACACTCAAAAGCCACAATGTTTCTTATCTGCAACAATGCTGCACAGGGCATACTGTCGTCATTTTTCTTCAAGTATGCAG ATACAATTTTAAAGAAGTACTCATCAACAATTGCAACTATCTTCACCGGAGTAGCCTCTGCTGTATTGTTTGGCCACACACTGACGATAAATTTTGTTCTTGGAATTTCAATAGTAATCATATCTATGCATCAG TATCTTTCTAATCAAATTAAGGACGAAGTGCCTAGCAGCAAAGTTGAAATGGCTGAAGCCCATGATCACAG AAAGGAGCCTAGTTATGTCAATGTGCCTGATTCAGTGGCAAGTGAG GCTAAACACCGCCATGGATCTGACGAGAGGCAGCCACTTCTTCCTGTAtga
- the LOC8078682 gene encoding probable methyltransferase PMT19 isoform X1 gives MPLSVPSTPAVLKALPRALSLAAAVVAATTASLLLICAVVSNSHHAASSSSPQLPPSASASTAALAPAPAPDGPDHHHPHPHPPPPVPPCPPNATHDVPCHEPPSGERHCPPRPPPPPPHPPKDPPPHPPPPPPHCRVPPPPGYRPPPPWPARRDRARYANVDLPPPPPVKVAAGLEQDPVRRRGEWLVFTEGVRDYVEQLERVVPLRGGVVRTALDIGCGVASFGDYLLNYGVLTMSIAPRNNRLGPQVQLALERGLPAMIGALVAHRLPYPSRSFDMVHCADCLVPWTAHDGLYILEIDRLLQPGGYWVFSKPPVKWKSTYNISNQGTRDMQNNQLAMDYMLNKLHWTRVSEEGTISVWRKPSCHLHCNQEANAKLLGLPPLCTGEDPDSAWYANISMCMTCIPRAETFNGCAGGAMEKWPKRLHAVPPRITSGEMKGLSIQRYKYDTLIWEKRVNFYLTYLKYLSNGTYRNVMDMSAGFGGFAAAMSKHPVWVMNVVPANRTENTLGVIYERGLIGTYTDWCEAFSTYPRTYDLIHGNGIFSSHIHKCGIIDILVEMDRVLRPGGAVIVRDRADVVLKVKKDADRLKWSSRVVDTENGPLDPEKLLIVDNSLPLRGS, from the exons ATGCCGCTCTCGGTGCCGTCGACGCCGGCCGTGCTCAAGGCACTGCCGCGGGCGCTCTCCCTCGCGGCCGCGGTCGTCGCGGCGACAACAGCGTCCCTGCTCCTCATCTGCGCTGTTGTCTCCAACTCCCACCACGCGGCGTCGTCCTCGTCGCCGCAGCTTCCCCCGTCCGCCAGCGCCTCCACCGCGGCTCTGGCCCCGGCGCCCGCGCCCGACGGCCCCGACCACCaccacccccacccccaccccccgCCTCCCGTTCCCCCATGCCCGCCCAACGCCACCCACGATGTCCCCTGCCACGAGCCTCCTTCGGGCGAGCGCCACTGCCCTCCGCGCCCGCCGCCTCCGCCACCTCACCCGCCGAAGGATCCACCGCCGCAccctccgccgcctccgccgcacTGCCGCGTCCCGCCGCCGCCCGGGTACCGCCCGCCCCCGCCGTGGCCCGCGCGCCGTGACCGCGCGAGGTACGCGAACGTGGAcctcccgccgccgcccccgGTTAAGGTGGCGGCTGGGCTGGAGCAGGACCCCGTTCGCCGTCGCGGGGAGTGGCTGGTGTTCACCGAGGGGGTGCGGGATTATGTCGAGCAGCTGGAGCGCGTCGTGCCGCTCCGTGGCGGCGTGGTGCGCACGGCGCTCGACATCGGGTGCGGG GTTGCGAGCTTTGGGGACTATCTGCTCAACTATGGCGTACTCACCATGTCCATTGCGCCGAGGAATAATAGACTTGGTCCACAAGTGCAGCTCGCCTTGGAGCGTGGACTGCCTGCGATGATCGGAGCGCTTGTTGCTCACAGGCTACCATATCCATCGAGATCCTTCGACATGGTGCACTGCGCGGACTGCCTTGTTCCATGGACTGCTCATG ATGGGCTCTATATTCTGGAAATTGACCGTCTTCTCCAACCTGGTGGCTATTGGGTTTTCTCTAAACCACCTGTCAAGTGGAAATCTACATACAACATTTCTAATCAAGGGACCAGAGACATGCAGAACAATCAATTAGCTATGGATTATATGTTGAATAAGCTTCATTGGACGAGGGTCTCTGAAGAGGGCACAATTTCTGTTTGGAGAAAGCCTTCTTGTCATCTCCACTGTAACCAAGAAGCAAATGCAAAGCTCTTAGGATTGCCACCACTCTGTACAGGAGAAGACCCAGATAGTGCCTG GTATGCAAATATTTCAATGTGTATGACATGTATTCCAAGAGCTGAAACTTTTAATGGCTGTGCTGGTGGTGCTATGGAAAAATGGCCTAAAAGACTTCATGCAGTGCCACCAAGGATAACCAGTGGGGAAATGAAGGGGTTGTCCATTCAGAGATATAAATATGACACTTTGATTTGGGAGAAAAGGGTTAACTTCTATCTAACATATCTAAAATATTTGTCTAATGGAACTTACAGAAATGTCATGGACATGAGTGCTGGTTTTGGTGGTTTTGCTGCTGCTATGTCCAAGCATCCTGTTTGGGTCATGAATGTGGTTCCTGCAAATAGAACAGAGAATACTCTTGGTGTCATCTATGAGCGAGGTTTGATTGGAACATACACTGACTG GTGTGAAGCCTTCTCTACTTATCCACGAACATATGATCTGATACATGGTAATGGAATCTTCAGCTCCCATATTCACAA GTGTGGGATTATCGACATCCTGGTTGAGATGGATCGCGTTCTCCGGCCAGGGGGTGCCGTTATAGTTCGGGACAGAGCTGATGTTGTTCTCAAAGTCAAGAAGGACGCCGACCGTCTAAAATGGAGTAGTCGAGTTGTTGACACTGAAAATGGGCCTCTGGATCCTGAGAAGCTTCTCATTGTGGACAATTCCCTCCCACTTCGAGGGAGCTAA
- the LOC8078682 gene encoding probable methyltransferase PMT19 isoform X2: MPLSVPSTPAVLKALPRALSLAAAVVAATTASLLLICAVVSNSHHAASSSSPQLPPSASASTAALAPAPAPDGPDHHHPHPHPPPPVPPCPPNATHDVPCHEPPSGERHCPPRPPPPPPHPPKDPPPHPPPPPPHCRVPPPPGYRPPPPWPARRDRARYANVDLPPPPPVKVAAGLEQDPVRRRGEWLVFTEGVRDYVEQLERVVPLRGGVVRTALDIGCGVASFGDYLLNYGVLTMSIAPRNNRLGPQVQLALERGLPAMIGALVAHRLPYPSRSFDMVHCADCLVPWTAHDGLYILEIDRLLQPGGYWVFSKPPVKWKSTYNISNQGTRDMQNNQLAMDYMLNKLHWTRVSEEGTISVWRKPSCHLHCNQEANAKLLGLPPLCTGEDPDSAWYANISMCMTCIPRAETFNGCAGGAMEKWPKRLHAVPPRITSGEMKGNVMDMSAGFGGFAAAMSKHPVWVMNVVPANRTENTLGVIYERGLIGTYTDWCEAFSTYPRTYDLIHGNGIFSSHIHKCGIIDILVEMDRVLRPGGAVIVRDRADVVLKVKKDADRLKWSSRVVDTENGPLDPEKLLIVDNSLPLRGS, translated from the exons ATGCCGCTCTCGGTGCCGTCGACGCCGGCCGTGCTCAAGGCACTGCCGCGGGCGCTCTCCCTCGCGGCCGCGGTCGTCGCGGCGACAACAGCGTCCCTGCTCCTCATCTGCGCTGTTGTCTCCAACTCCCACCACGCGGCGTCGTCCTCGTCGCCGCAGCTTCCCCCGTCCGCCAGCGCCTCCACCGCGGCTCTGGCCCCGGCGCCCGCGCCCGACGGCCCCGACCACCaccacccccacccccaccccccgCCTCCCGTTCCCCCATGCCCGCCCAACGCCACCCACGATGTCCCCTGCCACGAGCCTCCTTCGGGCGAGCGCCACTGCCCTCCGCGCCCGCCGCCTCCGCCACCTCACCCGCCGAAGGATCCACCGCCGCAccctccgccgcctccgccgcacTGCCGCGTCCCGCCGCCGCCCGGGTACCGCCCGCCCCCGCCGTGGCCCGCGCGCCGTGACCGCGCGAGGTACGCGAACGTGGAcctcccgccgccgcccccgGTTAAGGTGGCGGCTGGGCTGGAGCAGGACCCCGTTCGCCGTCGCGGGGAGTGGCTGGTGTTCACCGAGGGGGTGCGGGATTATGTCGAGCAGCTGGAGCGCGTCGTGCCGCTCCGTGGCGGCGTGGTGCGCACGGCGCTCGACATCGGGTGCGGG GTTGCGAGCTTTGGGGACTATCTGCTCAACTATGGCGTACTCACCATGTCCATTGCGCCGAGGAATAATAGACTTGGTCCACAAGTGCAGCTCGCCTTGGAGCGTGGACTGCCTGCGATGATCGGAGCGCTTGTTGCTCACAGGCTACCATATCCATCGAGATCCTTCGACATGGTGCACTGCGCGGACTGCCTTGTTCCATGGACTGCTCATG ATGGGCTCTATATTCTGGAAATTGACCGTCTTCTCCAACCTGGTGGCTATTGGGTTTTCTCTAAACCACCTGTCAAGTGGAAATCTACATACAACATTTCTAATCAAGGGACCAGAGACATGCAGAACAATCAATTAGCTATGGATTATATGTTGAATAAGCTTCATTGGACGAGGGTCTCTGAAGAGGGCACAATTTCTGTTTGGAGAAAGCCTTCTTGTCATCTCCACTGTAACCAAGAAGCAAATGCAAAGCTCTTAGGATTGCCACCACTCTGTACAGGAGAAGACCCAGATAGTGCCTG GTATGCAAATATTTCAATGTGTATGACATGTATTCCAAGAGCTGAAACTTTTAATGGCTGTGCTGGTGGTGCTATGGAAAAATGGCCTAAAAGACTTCATGCAGTGCCACCAAGGATAACCAGTGGGGAAATGAAGGG AAATGTCATGGACATGAGTGCTGGTTTTGGTGGTTTTGCTGCTGCTATGTCCAAGCATCCTGTTTGGGTCATGAATGTGGTTCCTGCAAATAGAACAGAGAATACTCTTGGTGTCATCTATGAGCGAGGTTTGATTGGAACATACACTGACTG GTGTGAAGCCTTCTCTACTTATCCACGAACATATGATCTGATACATGGTAATGGAATCTTCAGCTCCCATATTCACAA GTGTGGGATTATCGACATCCTGGTTGAGATGGATCGCGTTCTCCGGCCAGGGGGTGCCGTTATAGTTCGGGACAGAGCTGATGTTGTTCTCAAAGTCAAGAAGGACGCCGACCGTCTAAAATGGAGTAGTCGAGTTGTTGACACTGAAAATGGGCCTCTGGATCCTGAGAAGCTTCTCATTGTGGACAATTCCCTCCCACTTCGAGGGAGCTAA
- the LOC8056114 gene encoding protein ENDOSPERM DEFECTIVE 1 gives MAAATAPPSQSADLMPPPPPPVPPPTAPRPRRRAREVSSRYLSTPVPSTPRLSTASAASSTRSRSPTPSPRGRQRAATPFANENHPPPPPPPTGTVARRRAVQKLFEETGAGNPRASVGSNSSAVSAATPRQLPRSTSGPAAPTARRGYPRLPTPARAGSCPASAAVESDTASCCSSSDTSSTATDLSEADRALGMAPALSCESPPLLGPASCRGGRLSSELRSSVPESGGSSRASNPLCYRSLNSALSISTAMAGKLTAAGRPPQPQGPKAADLKRAAIVGGRKVAGKQEDVHQLRLMDNSYLQYRFLNARAEAAGKAKAAAAEKSLYGLEERIASLRVSVAEKRAEMEMMKRQHTLNSVVNAQVPYLIQWGEIEGDHASCLRGATTALSNASLRLPIIGSVNANCEELTEVLKSAAQLLEPLSPCIENFLPKVEQIDDVASNLAQVIATERTLIEECGNLLYQAQNLQMRESSLRSQVMQLKQNEAK, from the exons ATGGCCGCCGCCACAGCCCCGCCGTCGCAGAGCGCGGACCTGATGCCGCCGCCCCCTCCGCCCGTCCCGCCGCCGACTGCGCCCCGTCCGCGCCGCCGCGCAAGGGAAGTCAGCTCCCGGTACCTCTCAACGCCCGTCCCCTCGACCCCGCGCCTCTCCACCGCCTCCGCGGCCTCCTCCACGCGGTCGCGCTCCCCGACGCCGTCGCCTCGTGGACGGCAGCGGGCGGCCACGCCCTTCGCCAACGAGAACCACCCgccccctccgccgccgcccacgGGCACCGTCGCGCGCCGGCGGGCCGTCCAGAAGCTTTTCGAGGAAACCGGCGCCGGCAACCCGCGCGCCTCGGTGGGATCCAACTCCTCCGCGGTGTCCGCAGCTACTCCGCGGCAGCTCCCGCGCTCCACCAGCGGGCCGGCCGCGCCCACCGCGCGGAGGGGGTACCCGCGCCTTCCCACGCCCGCGCGTGCTGGCTCCTGCCCAGCCTCCGCCGCGGTGGAATCCGACACCGCCTCTTGTTGCTCTTCATCTGATACGTCGTCCACGGCCACTGACTTGTCTGAGGCCGATCGGGCGCTCGGGATGGCCCCAGCCTTGTCGTGCGAGAGCCCGCCGCTGCTGGGCCCAGCGTCCTGCCGCGGGGGGCGCCTCTCGTCAGAGCTCCGCTCGTCGGTGCCGGAGTCGGGCGGGTCCTCGCGGGCGTCCAACCCACTGTGCTACCGCTCGCTCAACTCGGCACTGTCGATCTCAACGGCGATGGCTGGGAAGCTGACGGCGGCAGGGAGGCCACCGCAGCCGCAAGGGCCGAAGGCAGCTGATCTGAAGCGGGCGGCCATCGTGGGGGGCAGGAAGGTCGCGGGGAAGCAGGAAGACGTGCACCAGCTGCGGCTGATGGACAATTCGTACCTCCAGTACAGGTTCCTCAACGCTCGGGCTGAGGCAGCAGGCAAGGCCAAGGCGGCGGCTGCAGAG AAATCCTTGTACGGGCTCGAGGAGAGGATAGCCAGCCTCAGAGTATCTGTTGCTGAGAAGAGGGCAGAGATGGAGATGATGAAAAGGCAGCATACATTGAATTCAGTAGTAAATGCGCAG GTGCCATATTTGATTCAGTGGGGTGAGATTGAGGGGGATCATGCAAGCTGCCTTAGAGGGGCAACAACAGCACTGTCTAATGCCTCATTACGGCTACCAATCATTGGGAGTGTAAAT GCCAACTGCGAGGAACTTACAGAAGTCCTGAAGTCAGCAGCACAACTGCTTGAACCGCTTTCACCTTGCATCGAAAATTTCCTGCCAAAG GTTGAACAAATCGACGATGTGGCCTCTAATCTGGCCCAGGTTATCGCTACTGAGAGAACCTTGATAGAGGAGTGCGGTAATCTCCTATACCAAGCACAGAACCTGCAG ATGAGGGAGTCCAGCTTGAGGAGTCAAGTGATGCAACTGAAACAAAATGAAGCAAAATAG
- the LOC8056115 gene encoding uncharacterized protein At3g49140, which produces MAAGATLNWVKIPFDTRRFHDLSSLSFRSRNPFGSIQPWWLPTDQDSSLIKVRVAADYSDSMPDSKYTRDRGYHPLEEVKERPKKKDLLLTDVETARTVVEANSKGLLVFPARVHNEPHGHVAWSEFQYVVDDYGDIFFEVPDSENILEDDTANNPVTVLIGMDRPIIGESSVAISDFSDYMDGENLMDVPDEHHTKIDTEITDILIEWGMPATMRAIHPIYFAKCLKKAIHNNNGKKMDSPSNGLSIVGYLRPAFIEEESYLRSLFHGECSSDRYSSDWKVNETDEYSRETRPVSGTNRLIDGDKSKFDFNDAETKTDSMIYKLEIMTIELFSMYGKQFMIDPQDFQDSEPDILANSASAIIERIKENSDQCAMALRSLCRRKKGLTVEEASLIGVDSLGIDVRAFSGLEARTVRISFNAQALSERSAEKKIRRMLFPRSQRKNVKTSTEDVS; this is translated from the exons ATGGCGGCAGGAGCAACCTTAAACTGGGTTAAAATCCCATTTGACACCCGGAGATTCCATGACCTATCTAGTTTAAG TTTCCGATCCCGAAACCCTTTTGGATCAATTCAGCCCTGGTGGCTGCCAACCGATCAAGACTCATCCCTTATCAAGGTTCGCGTGGCTGCTGATTATTCAGACTCAATGCCAGATTCAAAGTACACGAGAGATCGGGGTTATCACCCTCTTGAAGAAGTTAAAGAacgtccaaagaagaaggacctGTTGCTGACAGATGTCGAAACAGCTAGAACGGTAGTGGAG GCCAATAGCAAGGGGTTGCTTGTATTTCCTGCTAGGGTACACAATGAACCTCATGGACATGTTGCTTGGTCGGAGTTTCAATATGTTGTTGATGATTATGGAG ACATTTTTTTTGAAGTACCTGATAGCGAGAACATCTTGGAAGATGATACTGCAAACAATCCTGTG ACAGTTTTGATTGGAATGGACAGACCCATTATTGGAGAAAGTAGCGTGGCGATTAGTGATTTTAGTGATTACATGGATGGTGAAAATTTAATGGACGTTCCTGATGAGCACCACACCAAG ATTGATACAGAAATAACTGATATTCTCATAGAGTGGGGGATGCCTGCAACAATGCGTGCAATACATCCGATTTACTTTGCCAAATGTTTGAAAAAG GCCATTCATAATAATAATGGGAAGAAGATGGATAGTCCATCAAATGGTCTCTCTATTGTAGGATATCTAAGACCTGCTTTCATAGAGGAAGAATCTTACTTGAGGAGCTTGTTTCATGGTGAATGCAGCAGTGATCGTTATTCATCTGACTGGAAAG TAAATGAAACAGATGAATACAGCAGAGAAACTCGGCCAGTTTCTGGAACCAATCGCCTCATTG ATGGTGATAAATCAAAATTTGACTTCAATGATGCTGAAACTAAAACTGATTCAATGATCTACAAGCTGGAGATAATGACAATTGAACTGTTTTCCATGTATGGCAAGCAG TTTATGATTGATCCACAAGATTTTCAAGATTCAGAACCAGATATTCTTGCAAATTCTGCTTCAGCGATTATAGAACGGATCAAAGAAAACAGTGACCAATGTGCAATGGCTCTCAGGTCGCTCTGTCGCAGGAAAAAGGGTCTTACTGTCGAG GAGGCAAGCTTGATTGGTGTCGACAGCCTTGGTATTGATGTAAGGGCCTTTTCTGGCTTGGAAGCTAGGACCGTTCGAATTTCATTCAATGCACAG GCGCTCTCTGAACGTTCAGCTGAAAAGAAGATCAGGCGAATGCTTTTCCCCCGTTCCCAGCGTAAAAACGTGAAAACCTCTACTGAAGATGTATCCTAA